TAAAACAAGATTCTTACTTTGAATTACCCAATTTTATGCATATAGACCTCAATTTTGGGGTattctaattttcaaattgatttagTCAGTCTTTCCAATCAAACCATCAACACACCGTAGTTTGTAGAggttaaaaaattttcaattattctAGGACCATAATCTTTATCATACCCTTTCCCAGTTCTCACACCTATAATATGTGCCAAACTATGATTAATTGCTTGACATTTTGACGTGGACCCACTACTCATAGTCAAACACATAGGACAACTGAGAGAAATGACATGGTAAAAGTTGTGTTCATAGACTTTTTGAAAGCTTtctatatgagagagagagagagagagagagagagagagagagagagagagagagagagagagagagtatggaAGTGGTGACAAGGGAGGATATGTCACTGAcgacaatattttttatttgagactTGCAATGACATTAATCATGTTGCCAAAATTTCACGTACGATCGTACCTGGTGCGATTTCATTTTTTAGGGGGAAATGTAGTGGTGTGGTGGTATTTTTCATTGATCATTGTCATCTTCTTTGGAGTTATCCGTTGTATAAAATCTCAATGGCTCCAAATTAGTATAGATGAATCTTCCTCCAACTTACTGTGTGGTGGTGGAAAAATCATCCATATGTAGTTTTAATTATAAAGTCATGtgactttatttaaaataatacactCAAATGGTCTTGTAAATCATCATGTAGTGAGTTGGAAGAGATTTTGGAAGGAAAACAAATTGCTGGAAGAAATGAGTAATACTAACAAATTTGAAGAAATAGATAGAAAGAGAAGTATGCATATATAACAACCATGTGAAAATGAACAATTTCTTCTTCACTTTActtgaaaatttatttcttagatttgttatgaaataaaattgtacCGAGAGTACgtaattttatttcttagttTTACAACCATGTGAAAATGAACAATTTCCTCTCCAATTTACTTGAAGTTTTATTTCAAAAGATTTCttagatttgttatgaaataaaattgtatgGAGAGTATctaatacaattttatttcttagtttttatcttttggagaatttttatttatgagatttgttatgaaattttcATTGGTTTATTTGAAATAGAAAGTATGGGGAAGAAAAAATCACCggtaaaatttgtttttcagaCCAAGGAAGCgggtaaaaaaatgataagtatAAAACGGaaactataaaaagaaaaaagaaaaaaaagggggcgTTCCGAGAATCGTATAAAACggaaactataaaaaataaaataaaaaaagggggcGTTCCGAGAATCGAACTCGGGACCTCTCGCACCCAAAGCGAGAATCATACCACTAGACCAAACGCCCTTGCTTAAAGTATGTTGCCATTAATAATAACTGTATACACACAACATATTTTTTCCCATTCAGTCTCAGCTCCTTCTAGGGTTTTGCAAACCTGTATAAAACCAACCCTTCTGTCTTCTCAGCCGAGCACTCGTAAACccctctctcgctctctctctctctctctctctctctctctctctcacagacctAAACCGTAAGTCTTCCTCATCGCTCAGATCCCTCTTCTCTCATTTCCGATTCACTTTTTTCCCAGCCCATGAATAATTTCCATTTTTACACGATCTCGATCTAATGTATTgggtttgttttgaaaaaaaatggtacaGGCAAAGGTAAAAGGAAGGTAGCAATGGCAACAGTTCCAGGGCAGTTGATATGGGAGATGGTGAAGAAGAACAACTGCTTCCTCGTCAAGGAGTTCGGACGTGGCAACGCTGGCGTCCAGTTCAGCAAAGAGCCCAACAACCTCTTCAACCTCAACTCCTACAAGTACTCCGGtaactctcttttctttcttcctttctttcaaTCTCTACGTATGTGAATTGAATTTTTAGTACTTACTATATCTGATCCATAGGTTTGGCGAACCGAAAGACGGTGACGATTCAGCCAGGTGGCAAAGATCTGTCGGTGGTATTGGGGACGACCAAGACGAAGAAGCAGAACAAGCCTGCGGCTCTGCTTCACAAGTCGGTCATGAGGAAGGAGTTTCCTCGTATGGCTAAGGCTGTTACCAATCAGGTATACTTACAGTTCTCTAATTGAATCTTGATttgaatttaatcaattaatttgctgcttttttatttgttgggtTGTAAGTGTTTGCTTGGCAATACTAATGGGAATGAAATGATTTCAAATCAGTGTGATTGTTTATAAACTACTACTACACGCTCTCTCGAATGGTGGGACCCACCACATAGAATTTTTAGTGTTTGAAATGCCAAAATAAAGTTCCACTTGTTGTGAAAGTCTTTCCTTTGATAAGGAAATGGTGATCTTTGATGTATGCGTGAATTGTAGTTTTAGTTCTTTGCAGTGTTTTGGGGGCATCTCTCAAAATTTGATGGCCTGAAAAGTTTTTGGTTCTTTGAAGAATAAGCCActattgtaaatttcttatttcaaatgttaatgACGGGTGCTTTTATTTGCTAAGCGGTGATGATCAGCTAACATATAAGAAAATCCTGCTGTGTGTGGGATTTTCAATGAAATACATTTGTTACGCTTGGCTTCTGAGCTCCCTTTTCACCCAGGTGTATTGTGCATGTTTCCAATTGTTGTTTTAGTTCTTTGCAGTGATTTGGGGGCCAGTGTCTCTAAATTTGATGTATTGAAAAGTTTTGATTCTTTGAAGAATTGGCCACtattttgaatttctaataTAGTATGTTGATGGTTGGTCATTTATTCGTTAAGCGGTGATGATAAGCTAACATGTAAGAAAATCCTGCTAGCAGTGGGATTTTCAATGAAATGCACTTGTTACGCTTGGCTTCTGAGCTCCCTTTTCACCTAGGTGTATTATGCTCTGAGAGTGTTGGCCTATATGACCTActgagttttgttttgttttagtgTGTGTCTCATGGATTATTTGGCGAAGTATAGTTTTTTTAAGCCTTACTTTCTCCTTGCttcggctttttttttttaagctaagTAGCCATTGGATTTAGCTTAGAATTATgccaatgatttttatttagaaaactTTCTCCTAAATATCATTATTCCTTCCAAATTCAATTGTGAGGTATAATGGAGATAGGGTTTGAATTCAAGTGGCTTTGATACCAGTATAAAATTTATCTTCTTTCAAAAGCTTAAGGTcatagaaaatagtgaatttaatttGTTAACCATTATTCAAACAATTATTTGGCGCCGTAGAATGATTTGGATAAGTAACTAATTTTGAGTTATGTGTGTGATCTTTGATGTATGTGTTAATTGTTTTGCttctatggttttttttttggggggggggggtgtgtcagtccaaatttgatttcttgaaaatttccTGTTCTTTGTGTATCTTttatgattttcaatttttttagtatgTTTATGATCGGTAAATTTATTAGTTAAGCAGTGATGAGATGCTAACATGTAAGAAAATCCTGCTAGCAATGGGGTTTTCAATGAAATTTGCTTGTTACGCTTGGCTTCTGAGCTCCCTTTTGACCAAGATGTTCATGCTTTGTCAGTCCAAATTTGATTCCTTGAAAATTTCCCGTTCATTGAAGAATCATctatgattttcaatttttttagtatgTTTATGACCGGTAAATTTATTAGTTAAGCGGTGACGAGCAGCTAACATGTAAGAAAATCCTGCTAGCAATGGGATTTTCAATGAAATTTGCTTGTTACACGTGGCTTCTGGGCTCCCTTTTTTGACCATGACGTTTATGCTTTGAGAGGTGCCAATATAACCTAACAGTTCTATTTGCATTGGGCTTTCTTGTCAAGTGTTACGCTGTGTAATTTCTGTATGCTGGGGTGGtttgaaatattttctatccAAATTTGATTTCTTGCAAATTTCCCCTTCTTTGAGGAATCATctatgattttcaaattttatttttggtatgtTAATGACTGGTAAATTTATTAGTTAAGCGGTGATGAGCAGCTAACATGTAAGAAAATCCTGCTAGCAATGGGATTTTCAGTGAAATGCACTTGTTACGCTTGGCTTCTGAGCTTCCTTTTGACCAAGATGTATTATGCTTTGAGAGGTGCCAATATGACGTAACAGTTTTATTTGTATTGAGCTTTCTTGTCAAGTGTTATGGTGTGTAATTTCTGTATGCTGGGGTGTGGTTGGAAATAGTCAGTCCAGATTTTGTTTCTTGAAAATTTCCTGTTTGAGGAATCAtctttgattttcaatttttttgtttattaatgaCTGGTAAATTTATCAGTCAAGCAGTGATGAGCAGCTAACATGTAAGAAAATCCTGCTAGCAATGGGAATTTTCAATGAAATGAACTTGTTACATGGGCTTTGAGCGAGGTCCCTTTCGACCAAGATGTATTATGCTTTGAGAGCTGCCAATATGATCTAACAGTTCTCTTTTGTATTGAGCTTTCTTGTCAAGTGTTATGGTGTGTAATTTCTGTATGCTGGGGTGTGGTTGGAAATAGTCAGTCCATATTTTGTTTCTTGGAATTTCCTGTTTGTGGAATCATctatgattttcaattttttttagtatgttAATGACTGGTAAATTTATCAGTCAGGCAGTGATGAGCAGCTAACATGTAAGAAAGTCTTGCTAGTAATTGGATTTTTCAATGAAATGCACTTGTTACGTTGGCTCTGAACGATCTCCCTTTTGCATTGAGCTTTCTTGTCAAGTGTTAAACTGTGAAATTTCTGTATGCTGGGGTGTGGTTGGAATACTTGTATTTGAAAGTGATTCAGTATATGTAACAAGAAGCATTTAACTGTGTAATTTCTGTATGCTGCTGTTAATATGGATTCTCATTATTAACCTCTTAAATTTCTTTGTGCTGTAAATGAGGCATAGATGAGCATTGACTTTGATCAtgtcacttttcttttttctattgttGACAAATCTCTGATGTCTTAGAATCTTGTTTGACTTCGATGCCTAGAAGTTGAACCGACTTTCAgtccatattttttttcattgttgctAGTAcctaatatatcaaattttaagaattgaTGTTTTCATTGCATGTTTCATGTACTTTGAATTGCATGGGTTGAAgtttgttttccaaaatttgcatttaaaagtgatgtttttgaatttttactatttattataCATTCAAGAACGACATTATATTTTGTCTAAATGTCAACACTTTCTAAGTTGGTTTCTTGCCAATGATTGCAGGTTTCTGATAATTACTACCGGCCAGATTTGAAGAAGGCAGCTCTTGCAAGGCTTAGTGCTGTACACAGGAGCCTTAAGGTTACAAAGTCTGGTCCTAAGAAGAAGAACAGGCAGGCTGTTAGGATCCCTGGTAGGAAGTGAGATATGCTAGGGAACCGAGTTGTCTTGCTGTATTTCTTTGGTGGTCTTTCTTAGTTTCTCTTCAGTCTCAACGAAAgagttaaaattttcatctataTTAATCATCTGAATGTATTCAAGAGACCTACCCCTTGACCAAAAAGGGAAAACCCAGTTTTTGACCTAGTACGGCCTTAGTTTGTTATGCTTCGACTTACTATGTAATTTTAATGTTATTGGTAATTTTGTAGTGAGTGTACTAGTATTGCATTGTCAATGCTGTTAGTGATTGATATGAAATTCATATCAATACATTAGCGTGAAATGATGGTTCAAACCTGCAACCAAATAGTGCATTCCAGGTTTGTCTTTTGTGACGAGGTGAGCTGTAGAATGTGGTTTGCATGGTCGGTTAGGAGCTCCTGCGATTGCATACATATTTACGCTCTGAAAATTTATGTCACTGGGTTTTCATGGTACCCAACTTTCTTGTTTGTTACAAAATGACTTGGATTGCATTGATACGATCATTGGCAACACAAGATGTTCTTTCGAGACAGTTGGTAGCCAACATAAGCAGTTACATCCTTCCAGCCAAAAGCTTTTGACATGGATATGTATTCTCTCATCAATGATGTACAAATTACAATGGACGCCAATTTTAACCATCATTATGCAAGGGAATGATTTGGCATGTCCAAGTTGGACGGTCAACCCGCTGTTGGACTCTACGATGAAAAAACGGATAATGTATTAGATTGTGGAGTTAAAGCATTGTTTCCACATTTCTGTGTCATAAGTTCAATTGAGTTGGAATTCATTGTTAGGGTTTGTGacctaaaatctaatttattggtatattataaataattaaactgtttaattatatgagactatttataaatgaaataatgggacattatcatagtccttttaatgcattatatgtgatttattatagaagatataaatcacaagttccttgtaaactcaaaatatagttcgtagttggtgatgaaattgggtgtttcatctGCGATGATTATAATGCATTAACTgagatggtttgtcttgatcatggaagtagagacttctagttgatatgttgatatgtcttaaatgtgtaaaacatattgaactaaatcgctgtgagattaattattaaGTTGttacttgaataattaatctaacaacttctaatttcatagactctcaattCTAAGAGGATAGTAAACCTAATCATGAAaagtaggttactttgatatatcatgaGTGAGATTTAGtttaacggtcaaaacctcaatatgttgggtaaccgtgttgatatgtcttaagtgtgtaagacatattgaacttgacatattgaataattaatctcacgacttctaatttcatagactctcaatcctgagaggatagtaaacctgatcatgaaaggtaggttactttgatatattatgAGTGAGATTTAGtttaacggtcaaaacctcagtatattgggtaACTACACGTAGtattgagggaacacatattctcaagatagaatccataatctctttctatagagacacaaaatatccccttaagataagtttaatggaaaCTAGTTATTCAGGGCTAgctactttagtaaagagttactaaagtttatatttatgaaattagatttcataaatatgaataacaaaaagattaaaccgagtacttaagaaataaaatagttctcatcccccttcccctatgtgtgtgtgtgtgtgtgtatttctaaaaaaaaagatactcagtgttgttgagtcgtTCTACATCGATAAGGTGTGATACTGAGAAGGGGTTTgtcacttgctccgcgacactgACTGCCACATGCAGTTTtagtgttggcgtgtgagtgtattctcttatctcatcctccttcccctatgtgtgtgtgtgtgtgtgtgtgtgtgtgtgtgtgtttctaaaaaaaaaaagatactcagtgttgttgagtcgtCCTACATCAGTAAGGtatgatattgagaaggggtttatcacttgctccgcaacactaactgccgcatgcaattttggtgttggcatgtgagtgtattctcttatttCATTCCCCTTCTCctatatatctgtgtgtgtgtgtgtgtttctcaaaaaaaaaagttgtttacaaagtgacagtttattatgactttgttcactatggatatttcatggatggATTAAATGATATAATATTAGAGTCTTGGAAAATAagttattaataaggcctatagtgcaattatatttccaTAGTGGTACTTGTTATATAAGCAAtagtaactttgggcttgtcaagagttgacagataaaTTTgaggcccattggagttagagtCTTATTATTTCCTTTGGTCCTATCttaagccacacacttaagcctaatTGGGTTGGCCCAAAAAGACtaactcaattagataatcaattatttatttaataagagttattaaataaagtaaccgCCAAGACAGTTAAAACGTACATATGattaaaaggaagagaaaactGTTTTTCTCTATAGAATCTTGGAAATATacttttccaaaagaaaatcaacGTACACAagaactgattaagagaccactcATCTTGGACACCATGTGGAATTGGGATGTAGATTgaaggtattctcaagtcttgttttttaattttactacaTCAAGGTACacattcttttctttgttttaaaattcAAGGTTACATATGATTtatcatgaatgaagtagattcttgtgtttccgctgtgggttttgtatgagatgcaaaaccagtttTCTAACATTCATTAGTTCCACGTTTGAGTTTTCTCACTAATTGGGTGTCTATTATTACTGCAAGGTTCTTGTACTTGAGAATCCCTAGCGCAAACATGGGTTGAAAGATATAGTACTGAGTTTAAAGTTGATGGATTGATTCGAAAAGCTTGACGTTGGCTGTACCAAATCGTCTAAGCCTTTGTGAGATCCTATCCTGCTTTCGATTTCCATACCATATTCTTAAGGGGTTTTTAGGAAGGCCAGATTGTGGACTGTGCAATGTATTATGTACAAGTCAAACAAAGTAAACGAAGTTACATTAGCAAAATTCAAACTGATGACCTGTAAATCCTATAGTAAGAAACATTCTCTAGGATTAGTACATCTACCGTCACAGTCAAAgacttagggtttgtttggtcatgaatttcaaaaattgttgtttaaaatgatatgaaaactgtggtttaaaaagtgttgttgAAATACGTGTTTTTAGTgtttatacaacaaaaaaacGTGTTTGATATCATGGTTTAAATAATATGTTTCAGTGttcaaaaacataaatatgtgtTTGGCAtgtgtgtgtttgattttaaaaaaagttgacACTTGTACgaaataaacattttttatttcaagaGAGAGAATACATCTATATTCCTGTTGCCCTTCTCTAtgtttgttcttgaattttccTTCTCTTCCCTGAGAGCAGAAAACCAAACCCACACATAGTCCTTATCTCCATCAACGCAGCAGAAGATCCATGGCTGGGCTTCACGTTCCTTGGATCTCATCTCCACTGTCAGCACTCCAAGATCCAGGTTCGAATCTCACTTTCACCTTGCTTGTCAATGGGTTTTTGTCTAAAGATTGAACAGTTCCTTCTTCACTCACAAATTTCAAAAGCTGTGGCATAAGTGGCGAGAGAGGAGGAAGCAGAGGAGGGCACTAGTGCTCTGTATAGCACGAGAGAGGTTAAGGAGGATGAAGATTCTGATTCCATCTGAATGAAGAGATGGGACTAAAAAAGCCCTAAGCTGGATTAATGTGAAGTGATTTGAGTTAGCTTAAGATGTGAAAGAAAGCTAcaacaacaa
This genomic stretch from Castanea sativa cultivar Marrone di Chiusa Pesio chromosome 1, ASM4071231v1 harbors:
- the LOC142622496 gene encoding large ribosomal subunit protein eL28y, which gives rise to MATVPGQLIWEMVKKNNCFLVKEFGRGNAGVQFSKEPNNLFNLNSYKYSGLANRKTVTIQPGGKDLSVVLGTTKTKKQNKPAALLHKSVMRKEFPRMAKAVTNQVSDNYYRPDLKKAALARLSAVHRSLKVTKSGPKKKNRQAVRIPGRK